The proteins below are encoded in one region of Pseudomonas putida S13.1.2:
- a CDS encoding helix-turn-helix domain-containing protein has translation MKVHEEIEGLAVLIRDLRKFKGLTLGELAQRIGRSVGFLSQVERGVSRPTVADLTAISEELGVSTAYFYKLDKPRELDWVTRPHERRTLHLAGGITDVLASPTITGAFSMLDSHLEPGASSGEEYLDDSSEQGCFVLEGELTVWLGGGEPVTLRASDSFQLQPHASFRYANLTDKPTRVLWVFS, from the coding sequence ATGAAAGTGCACGAAGAAATCGAAGGCCTGGCAGTACTGATTCGCGACCTGCGCAAGTTCAAAGGCCTGACGCTGGGCGAGCTGGCGCAGCGTATCGGCCGTTCGGTGGGTTTTCTGTCCCAGGTCGAACGCGGCGTATCGCGCCCAACTGTGGCCGACCTCACAGCCATCAGCGAAGAACTCGGCGTCTCGACCGCCTACTTTTACAAGCTGGACAAGCCCCGCGAGCTCGACTGGGTCACCCGCCCTCACGAGCGGCGCACGCTGCACCTGGCCGGTGGCATCACCGATGTGCTGGCATCCCCCACGATAACGGGGGCCTTCTCCATGCTCGATAGCCACCTGGAACCGGGCGCCAGCAGTGGCGAGGAGTACCTGGACGACAGCTCGGAGCAGGGCTGCTTCGTGCTCGAAGGCGAGCTGACTGTGTGGCTGGGTGGCGGCGAGCCGGTTACGCTGCGCGCCAGTGACAGTTTTCAACTGCAACCCCACGCCAGTTTTCGCTACGCCAACCTCACCGACAAGCCTACCCGCGTGCTTTGGGTGTTCAGCTGA
- a CDS encoding murein L,D-transpeptidase catalytic domain family protein produces the protein MFEPLRGAFRLSAASIGLFFLSAWHAAYAQPLPSAAELQQLAPNASLSTLALALTAYACASHSDADKLLTVIDYSKASRDKRLWVFDLRARKLLFEEWVAHGKNSGADVPTTFSNAPNSYQSSIGLYETGQTYSGKHGRSLRLQGLEPGFNDNSMSRAIVMHAAAYADPKVVPGLGRLGRSQGCPAVRPAIAGKLIETLQRGSYVFAYYPQQDWLKKSRFLNAQSCPLVNQSVASK, from the coding sequence ATGTTCGAACCATTGCGGGGAGCCTTCCGGCTCTCAGCGGCCAGTATTGGCCTGTTTTTCCTCAGCGCTTGGCATGCTGCCTACGCGCAACCCCTGCCTAGCGCTGCCGAGCTGCAGCAGTTGGCCCCTAACGCCAGCCTTTCGACCCTGGCCCTGGCACTCACCGCCTACGCGTGCGCCAGTCACAGCGACGCGGACAAGTTGCTGACGGTGATCGATTACTCCAAGGCTTCCCGTGACAAACGCCTGTGGGTGTTCGACCTGCGCGCCAGGAAGCTGTTGTTCGAGGAGTGGGTCGCCCATGGCAAGAACAGCGGCGCTGATGTGCCGACCACGTTTTCCAATGCGCCGAACAGCTACCAGTCCTCCATCGGCCTGTATGAAACCGGTCAGACCTACAGCGGCAAGCACGGGCGCTCGCTGCGCCTGCAAGGGCTGGAGCCGGGGTTCAACGACAACAGCATGTCTCGGGCGATTGTGATGCATGCCGCTGCGTATGCCGACCCCAAGGTCGTGCCCGGCCTCGGGCGCCTGGGGCGCAGCCAGGGCTGCCCAGCCGTGCGGCCAGCAATTGCTGGCAAGCTGATCGAAACGCTGCAGCGCGGCAGCTACGTGTTTGCCTATTATCCCCAGCAAGACTGGCTGAAGAAATCGCGTTTTCTTAACGCCCAGAGCTGTCCGCTCGTTAATCAATCGGTCGCCAGCAAGTAA
- a CDS encoding GNAT family N-acetyltransferase, with the protein MDCLPTLYTDRLVLTPLRLEDAPAIQKLFPQWEVVRYLDRRVPWPYPEDGALVYVRDIALPAMAAGREWHWMIRLRNEAECTIGSISLYEQPGNNRGFWLAPQWWGMGYMREACRVINAYWFEALSRPLMQVPKAVANHASRKVSEHEGMRRVSTRDGYFVSGPMQVEVWELTRSDWFSGSKTGH; encoded by the coding sequence ATGGATTGCCTGCCGACGCTGTATACCGATCGCCTTGTACTCACGCCCCTGCGACTGGAGGATGCACCTGCAATCCAGAAGTTGTTCCCGCAATGGGAAGTTGTCCGCTACCTCGATCGTCGCGTCCCATGGCCATATCCGGAAGACGGTGCGCTGGTCTATGTGCGGGATATTGCCCTGCCTGCCATGGCTGCGGGCCGTGAATGGCACTGGATGATCCGCCTGCGCAACGAGGCTGAGTGCACCATTGGCAGCATCAGTTTGTATGAGCAGCCTGGGAACAACAGAGGCTTCTGGCTTGCGCCGCAGTGGTGGGGCATGGGCTACATGCGCGAAGCCTGCAGGGTCATCAACGCCTATTGGTTCGAGGCGTTGTCACGCCCGCTCATGCAGGTTCCCAAAGCCGTTGCCAACCATGCCTCGCGCAAGGTTTCAGAGCATGAGGGCATGCGTAGGGTGAGTACCCGCGATGGATATTTTGTTTCTGGGCCAATGCAGGTCGAGGTATGGGAGCTGACACGCAGTGACTGGTTCAGCGGGTCGAAAACCGGACACTAG
- the gcvA gene encoding transcriptional regulator GcvA — protein MPNGFPELPPLNALRVFEVVARHLNFRLAAEELGVTQAAVAQQIRGLEANLNLRLFERLPRGLALTDAGLGYSASIRSALAMIDEATRLLRPQTAHLTVSVTPTFASKWLIPRLGSFAQKHPDIDLRVLATDRLSHFSTDGVDIAVRYGKPEIGAGLNSELLMEERIVAVASPKLFEGTHAPASFAQLQEFIMLHDAHNFWPQYLAAVFPQHAQPTAKNLRFNQTSLAIDAAISGQGIALASLAFVSDEIVAGRLVQVFGQQLRLDKSFYLVWPRKLQQPESLGIVQRWLKQQADNS, from the coding sequence ATGCCAAACGGTTTCCCTGAACTGCCCCCGCTTAACGCGCTACGCGTGTTCGAAGTGGTTGCCCGCCACCTCAACTTCCGCCTGGCTGCCGAGGAACTGGGTGTGACCCAGGCAGCAGTTGCTCAACAGATTCGTGGGCTGGAAGCGAACCTTAACCTTCGTTTGTTCGAGCGCCTGCCACGGGGCCTGGCGCTGACCGATGCGGGCCTGGGCTACAGCGCCAGCATTCGCAGCGCCTTGGCGATGATCGATGAAGCCACCCGCCTGCTCCGGCCGCAGACGGCTCACCTGACGGTCAGCGTTACCCCTACCTTTGCCTCCAAATGGCTTATTCCCAGGCTGGGCAGCTTTGCGCAAAAACATCCAGACATTGATCTGCGTGTGCTGGCCACAGATCGACTGTCGCACTTCAGCACCGATGGCGTGGATATCGCAGTGCGCTATGGCAAGCCCGAAATCGGCGCGGGTTTGAACAGCGAACTGTTGATGGAGGAGCGCATCGTCGCCGTGGCCAGTCCAAAGCTGTTTGAAGGCACTCATGCCCCCGCCAGCTTTGCCCAGCTTCAAGAATTCATCATGCTGCACGATGCCCATAATTTCTGGCCTCAGTACCTTGCTGCAGTGTTCCCGCAACATGCGCAACCGACTGCGAAAAACCTGCGGTTCAATCAAACCTCCCTGGCCATCGATGCGGCCATCAGTGGTCAGGGTATTGCTTTGGCCAGCCTGGCGTTCGTCAGCGATGAAATCGTTGCGGGCAGGCTGGTGCAGGTCTTCGGTCAGCAGCTCAGGCTCGATAAGTCGTTCTATCTGGTGTGGCCACGCAAGCTGCAGCAGCCTGAATCGCTAGGCATAGTGCAGCGCTGGCTAAAGCAACAGGCTGACAATAGTTAA
- a CDS encoding gamma-glutamyl-gamma-aminobutyrate hydrolase family protein, whose product MPRVPVIGITACTSMIELHATQTISEKYARAAAKAACGLPIVIPSLGELMGSADILDVVDGLIFTGSPSNIEPFHYNGPASAEGTHHDPLRDATTLPLMRAAIAAGVPVLGICRGFQEMNVALGGTLHQKVHETGMFMDHREGKGEPIDKQYGPRHTMHVEPGGMLDRMGLPAVFDVNSIHGQGIDVLAPGLRVEALAPDGLVEAISVENGKGFALAVQWHPEFQVMDNPHYLTIFQSFGKACRHRSVLRQRLLLSA is encoded by the coding sequence ATGCCACGTGTGCCCGTTATCGGCATTACCGCATGCACCAGCATGATCGAGCTGCATGCAACCCAGACCATCAGCGAGAAGTATGCGCGCGCGGCAGCCAAGGCAGCGTGTGGGCTGCCCATCGTGATTCCCAGCCTGGGTGAACTGATGGGCAGCGCCGATATTCTCGACGTGGTGGATGGGCTGATCTTCACCGGTTCGCCGTCCAACATCGAGCCGTTCCACTACAACGGCCCCGCCAGTGCAGAGGGCACCCATCACGACCCGCTGCGTGATGCCACCACGTTGCCGCTGATGCGTGCGGCCATCGCCGCCGGCGTGCCGGTGCTCGGCATTTGCCGTGGCTTCCAGGAAATGAATGTGGCACTGGGCGGCACCCTGCACCAGAAGGTCCACGAGACCGGCATGTTCATGGACCACCGCGAAGGCAAGGGTGAGCCCATCGACAAGCAGTATGGGCCGCGCCACACCATGCATGTAGAGCCCGGCGGCATGCTCGATCGCATGGGCTTGCCGGCGGTCTTCGACGTCAATTCCATCCACGGCCAGGGCATCGATGTACTGGCCCCGGGGCTACGGGTGGAGGCGCTGGCACCCGATGGCCTGGTGGAAGCGATTTCGGTCGAGAACGGCAAGGGCTTTGCCCTGGCCGTGCAATGGCACCCCGAGTTCCAGGTCATGGACAACCCGCATTACCTGACCATCTTCCAATCCTTTGGCAAGGCCTGCCGGCATCGCTCGGTACTGCGCCAGAGGCTGTTGCTGTCGGCCTGA
- a CDS encoding glutamine synthetase family protein, translating into MSVIFPDLLAEVRSFRAEHPEIRYVDLIALDIPGHFYGKRYPMDMLEKVAAGAPLKLPQNCVLLGTQGGLYPIGDYCFADGDPDAARRLVPGTLKPVRWEKEVIAQMLITSDGTAKPIEFEPREVLARVIQRLAKRGIRPVVAFELEFYLFDRKLDNGLPQYPRDTATGDEDDQPNMHIERLSRFSSVLHEMVDGANEQGVPANVITAELGPGQFEINFSHSDDALSAADWSALFCRSTRGIAMKHGYRASFMSKPYLDAPGSGMHVHVSLYDAAGNNILAGAEQRKLRHAVAGCLELLPHCMPIFAPNHNAYRRYGAMVNAASKASWGFEDRDACIRIPESDPRNLRIEHRIAGADANPYLVLAAILTGMEHGLDRGVEPIAPLNENRQSGIDFPKDALSALAAMRHHPVVNEGLGSEFVMVYCENKYQEQLDFMRHIDAREYRWFL; encoded by the coding sequence ATGAGTGTCATCTTTCCGGATCTGCTGGCTGAAGTGCGCTCGTTCCGAGCGGAGCACCCAGAAATTCGTTACGTCGACCTGATTGCGCTGGATATCCCCGGGCACTTCTACGGCAAGCGCTACCCCATGGACATGCTGGAAAAGGTTGCAGCCGGTGCGCCACTGAAGCTGCCGCAGAATTGCGTGCTGCTGGGCACCCAGGGTGGCCTCTACCCGATTGGTGACTACTGCTTTGCCGACGGTGACCCGGATGCTGCCCGGCGCCTGGTGCCAGGTACCCTGAAGCCGGTGCGTTGGGAAAAGGAAGTCATCGCCCAGATGCTCATTACCTCCGACGGCACTGCCAAGCCTATCGAGTTCGAGCCCCGTGAAGTGCTGGCCCGCGTGATTCAGCGCCTGGCCAAACGCGGCATCCGCCCGGTGGTGGCTTTCGAGCTGGAGTTCTACCTGTTCGACCGCAAGCTCGACAACGGCCTGCCACAGTACCCACGGGACACGGCCACCGGGGACGAAGATGACCAGCCGAACATGCACATCGAGCGGCTATCACGTTTTTCGTCGGTGCTGCACGAGATGGTTGATGGCGCCAACGAGCAGGGCGTGCCGGCAAACGTCATTACCGCAGAGCTGGGCCCCGGCCAGTTCGAGATCAACTTTTCCCACAGCGACGATGCCCTGAGCGCGGCGGACTGGTCGGCGCTGTTCTGCCGCAGCACCCGTGGTATCGCGATGAAACACGGCTACCGTGCCAGCTTCATGAGCAAGCCATACCTGGACGCGCCGGGCAGCGGCATGCATGTGCACGTCAGCCTGTATGACGCTGCCGGCAACAACATCCTGGCCGGCGCTGAACAGCGCAAGCTGCGCCATGCGGTGGCGGGGTGCCTGGAGCTGCTGCCGCACTGCATGCCGATCTTCGCCCCCAACCACAATGCCTACCGCCGCTACGGCGCCATGGTGAACGCGGCGAGCAAGGCCAGCTGGGGCTTCGAAGACCGTGATGCGTGCATTCGCATCCCCGAGTCCGACCCGCGCAACCTGCGCATCGAACACCGCATCGCCGGTGCCGATGCCAACCCGTACCTGGTGTTGGCGGCCATCCTGACCGGCATGGAGCACGGCCTGGACCGCGGTGTCGAGCCCATCGCCCCGCTGAACGAAAACCGTCAGAGCGGCATCGACTTCCCCAAGGATGCCCTGAGCGCCCTGGCCGCCATGCGTCACCACCCGGTGGTCAACGAAGGCCTGGGCAGTGAGTTCGTGATGGTTTATTGCGAAAACAAATACCAGGAGCAACTGGACTTCATGCGCCACATCGATGCCCGCGAATACCGCTGGTTCCTGTAG
- a CDS encoding L,D-transpeptidase — translation MLHVTLGLGLLLSAALVEAAPLQVPTPAALRSQLESLKPGQFLWYPQVSPVGPVTVVVSLTEQRAYVYRNGIAIGVSTVSSGKPGRETPTGVFSILQKKVEHKSSLYNSAPMPYMERLTWDGIALHAGHLPGYPASHGCVRLPMDFAKKLYEVTGFSSTTVIVSDTSSAPVEVYHPGVLAPTVSDGKAQGPLMLSNQQFWNDPDPTAGPLSILISRADLRAYVYRGGQLVGSAPALSPAGSQHRSGMAVYSLLQKPSALALDGALPLRWSVVGLSNPEYGNTPYEQLGQLNINPEFRRHLRTAMDVGTMLVITDWASTRETRTEGKFTVISTEGSEESKPLVKK, via the coding sequence ATGTTGCATGTAACGCTTGGACTGGGTCTGTTACTCAGCGCTGCCTTGGTCGAAGCGGCTCCACTGCAGGTGCCCACACCGGCCGCACTCAGGAGCCAGCTTGAAAGCCTCAAGCCTGGCCAGTTTCTCTGGTACCCGCAGGTTTCGCCGGTGGGGCCGGTGACCGTGGTGGTCAGCCTTACCGAGCAACGTGCCTACGTTTATCGCAATGGCATTGCCATCGGCGTCAGCACCGTGAGCAGCGGCAAGCCAGGGCGGGAAACCCCCACCGGGGTATTTAGCATTCTGCAGAAGAAGGTCGAGCATAAGTCCAGCCTCTACAACAGCGCACCGATGCCCTACATGGAGCGCCTGACGTGGGACGGCATTGCCCTGCACGCAGGCCATCTACCGGGGTACCCCGCCTCGCATGGTTGCGTGCGGCTGCCGATGGACTTTGCCAAGAAGCTGTACGAAGTCACCGGCTTCAGTTCGACTACCGTCATCGTTTCCGATACCAGCAGTGCCCCGGTGGAGGTCTACCACCCCGGTGTGCTGGCGCCCACGGTCAGCGATGGCAAGGCCCAAGGCCCGCTGATGCTGAGCAACCAGCAATTCTGGAACGACCCAGACCCCACGGCAGGGCCCCTGTCGATCCTGATCAGCCGCGCCGACTTGCGTGCCTACGTGTATCGCGGTGGCCAGTTGGTCGGCTCGGCGCCAGCACTTTCGCCTGCAGGCAGCCAGCACCGCAGTGGCATGGCGGTGTATTCACTGCTGCAAAAACCATCCGCCCTGGCACTCGATGGCGCGCTACCCTTACGGTGGTCGGTGGTGGGCCTGAGCAACCCGGAGTACGGGAATACGCCCTATGAACAACTGGGGCAGCTGAACATCAACCCGGAGTTTCGCCGTCATTTACGTACGGCGATGGACGTCGGCACGATGCTGGTGATCACCGACTGGGCGTCGACCCGGGAAACCCGCACCGAAGGAAAATTCACGGTGATCAGCACCGAAGGCAGTGAAGAATCTAAACCATTGGTCAAGAAGTGA
- a CDS encoding aspartate aminotransferase family protein, which produces MSEKNSQTLAWQSMSRDHHLAPFSDVKQLAEKGPRIITSAKGVYLWDSEGNKILDGMAGLWCVAVGYGRDELADVASQQMKQLPYYNLFFQTAHPPALELAKAIADVAPQGMNHVFFTGSGSEGNDTVLRMVRHYWALKGKKNKNVIIGRINGYHGSTVAGAALGGMSGMHQQGGVIPDIVHIPQPYWFGEGGDMTEADFGVWAAEQLEKKILEVGVDNVAAFIAEPIQGAGGVIIPPQTYWPKVKEILARYDILFVADEVICGFGRTGEWFGTDYYDLKPDLMTIAKGLTSGYIPMGGVIVRDEVAKVISEGGDFNHGFTYSGHPVAAAVGLENLRILRDEQIIPQVHDKTAPYLQQRLRELADHPLVGEVRGLGMLGAIELVKDKATRARYEGKGVGMICRQHCFENGLIMRAVGDTMIIAPPLVISIEEIDELVEKARKCLDLTYEAVR; this is translated from the coding sequence ATGAGTGAAAAGAATTCGCAGACCCTTGCCTGGCAATCGATGAGCCGCGACCACCACCTGGCCCCGTTCAGCGATGTCAAACAACTGGCCGAGAAAGGCCCGCGCATCATCACCTCGGCCAAGGGCGTGTACCTGTGGGACAGCGAGGGCAACAAGATTCTCGATGGCATGGCGGGCCTGTGGTGCGTGGCGGTCGGCTACGGCCGCGATGAGCTTGCCGACGTTGCCAGCCAGCAGATGAAGCAGCTGCCTTACTACAACCTGTTCTTCCAGACCGCGCACCCGCCTGCGCTGGAGCTGGCCAAGGCAATCGCCGATGTGGCGCCGCAAGGCATGAACCATGTGTTCTTCACCGGCTCCGGCTCCGAAGGCAACGACACCGTGCTGCGCATGGTGCGCCATTACTGGGCGCTGAAGGGCAAGAAGAACAAGAACGTCATCATTGGCCGCATCAACGGTTACCACGGCTCGACCGTGGCGGGCGCAGCCTTGGGTGGCATGAGCGGCATGCACCAGCAGGGCGGGGTGATCCCGGATATCGTGCACATCCCACAGCCGTACTGGTTCGGCGAAGGCGGCGACATGACCGAGGCCGACTTCGGCGTGTGGGCGGCCGAGCAGTTGGAGAAGAAGATCCTTGAAGTTGGCGTGGACAACGTTGCCGCCTTCATCGCCGAGCCGATCCAGGGCGCCGGTGGCGTGATCATTCCCCCGCAAACCTACTGGCCGAAGGTCAAGGAAATCCTGGCCAGGTACGACATCCTGTTCGTTGCCGACGAAGTGATTTGCGGTTTTGGCCGCACCGGTGAGTGGTTCGGTACCGACTACTACGACCTCAAGCCCGACCTGATGACCATTGCCAAGGGCCTGACCTCTGGTTACATCCCAATGGGCGGGGTGATTGTGCGTGACGAAGTGGCCAAGGTCATCAGCGAGGGCGGCGACTTCAACCACGGCTTCACCTATTCTGGCCACCCGGTGGCGGCTGCAGTGGGCCTGGAGAACCTGCGCATCCTGCGTGACGAGCAGATCATCCCGCAGGTGCACGATAAAACCGCGCCATATCTGCAACAACGCCTGCGCGAACTGGCTGACCACCCGCTGGTAGGTGAAGTGCGCGGCCTGGGCATGCTCGGCGCAATCGAGCTGGTGAAAGACAAGGCCACCCGCGCCCGTTACGAAGGCAAAGGTGTCGGCATGATCTGCCGCCAGCACTGCTTCGAAAACGGCCTGATCATGCGCGCCGTGGGCGACACCATGATCATTGCGCCGCCGCTGGTGATCAGCATCGAAGAGATCGACGAGCTGGTGGAAAAAGCCCGCAAGTGCCTGGACCTGACTTACGAGGCTGTCCGCTGA
- a CDS encoding SDR family oxidoreductase yields MSVEKVAIITAGGSGMGAAAARRLAADGFKVGILSSSGKGEALAAELGGIGVTGSNQSVEDLKRLVDAVVEKWGRIDVLVNSAGHGPRAPILEISDEDWHKGMDTYLLNVIRPTRLVTPYMQRQKGGVIINISTAWAFEPNELFPTSAVFRSGLAAFTKIFADNFAGDNVRINNVLPGWIDSLPATEQRRDSVPLKRYGTSEEIAATIAFLASEGAAYITGQNIKVDGGLTRSV; encoded by the coding sequence ATGTCAGTAGAAAAAGTTGCGATTATCACAGCCGGTGGCAGCGGCATGGGTGCGGCGGCAGCACGACGCCTGGCCGCTGACGGCTTCAAGGTTGGCATCCTTTCCTCCTCGGGCAAGGGCGAAGCACTGGCTGCCGAACTTGGCGGCATTGGCGTGACCGGCAGCAACCAGTCGGTTGAAGACCTGAAGCGCCTGGTAGATGCCGTAGTGGAAAAGTGGGGCCGCATCGACGTGCTGGTCAACAGCGCTGGCCATGGCCCGCGCGCGCCGATCCTGGAGATCAGCGACGAAGACTGGCACAAGGGCATGGACACCTACCTGCTCAATGTCATCCGCCCGACCCGCTTGGTCACGCCTTACATGCAGCGCCAAAAAGGGGGCGTGATCATTAACATTTCCACTGCCTGGGCGTTCGAGCCGAATGAGCTGTTCCCGACCTCTGCTGTATTCCGTTCGGGCCTGGCCGCCTTCACCAAGATCTTCGCCGACAATTTTGCCGGGGATAACGTGCGGATCAACAACGTCCTCCCCGGCTGGATCGACAGCCTGCCAGCCACCGAACAACGCCGTGACAGCGTGCCGCTCAAACGCTATGGCACCAGCGAGGAAATCGCCGCCACTATCGCGTTTCTGGCCAGCGAAGGCGCTGCCTACATCACCGGGCAGAACATCAAGGTAGACGGCGGCCTGACGCGCAGCGTGTAA
- a CDS encoding helix-turn-helix domain-containing protein: MKMHEEVEALAILIHDLRKFKNLTLGELAERINRSVGFLSQVERGVSRPTVADLTAISEALGVSTAYFYNLSKPRSIGWVTRPHERRTLYLESGITDVLASPTIAGAFSMLDSHLEPGATSGEAYLSDRSEQGCFVLEGELTVWLDDGEAVTLQANDCFQVQPHAQFRYANLTAKPTRVLWVFN; the protein is encoded by the coding sequence ATGAAGATGCACGAAGAGGTTGAAGCCCTCGCGATCCTTATTCACGACCTGCGCAAATTCAAGAACCTGACCCTGGGCGAGCTGGCCGAGCGCATCAACCGCTCGGTAGGTTTTCTCTCTCAGGTTGAACGCGGCGTCTCGCGCCCTACCGTGGCGGACCTCACTGCCATCAGCGAAGCGCTCGGCGTATCGACCGCGTACTTCTACAACCTGAGCAAGCCCCGCAGCATTGGTTGGGTCACGCGCCCCCACGAGCGGCGCACGCTTTACCTGGAGTCGGGCATTACCGATGTGCTGGCTTCGCCCACCATTGCCGGCGCCTTTTCCATGCTCGACAGCCATCTGGAGCCTGGCGCCACCAGTGGCGAGGCGTACCTGAGTGACCGTTCCGAGCAGGGTTGTTTCGTGCTTGAGGGCGAACTCACGGTATGGCTGGACGACGGCGAGGCCGTGACCCTGCAGGCCAACGACTGCTTCCAGGTGCAACCCCACGCGCAGTTTCGTTACGCCAACCTGACGGCAAAACCCACCCGCGTGCTCTGGGTCTTCAATTGA
- a CDS encoding nucleotidyltransferase family protein, translating into MHSLTDEQLLAIIRENPVNRALLAVLATLDIPHCMLVAGALFQTFWNHRAGLPAGWGIKDYDIAYFDADVSWEAEDRVITRVQQACAHLGVNVEVRNQARVHLWYQGKFGGAYSPLLKVTDGIDRYLIRSTCLGVDVCTGTLYSTHGLDDLQHDLLKMNELNPRPGLFREKAASYRERWPWLVLVE; encoded by the coding sequence ATGCATTCACTGACTGACGAGCAGTTACTGGCGATCATCCGCGAGAACCCGGTAAACCGGGCACTCCTGGCGGTGCTGGCAACGCTGGATATCCCCCACTGCATGCTGGTGGCAGGCGCCCTGTTCCAGACCTTCTGGAACCACCGCGCAGGGCTGCCTGCCGGCTGGGGCATCAAGGACTATGACATCGCCTACTTTGACGCCGATGTGTCCTGGGAGGCAGAGGACCGGGTTATCACCAGGGTGCAGCAGGCCTGCGCGCACTTGGGCGTCAACGTGGAAGTGCGCAACCAGGCCCGCGTCCACCTGTGGTACCAGGGGAAATTCGGCGGTGCTTATTCGCCATTGCTCAAGGTCACGGATGGCATCGACCGCTACCTGATCCGCTCGACCTGCCTTGGGGTTGATGTGTGCACGGGCACGTTGTACAGCACCCATGGCCTGGATGATCTGCAGCACGATCTGCTGAAGATGAACGAGCTGAACCCACGGCCAGGCTTGTTCAGGGAAAAAGCCGCCAGCTACCGGGAGCGTTGGCCATGGCTTGTCTTGGTCGAGTGA